The Prevotella melaninogenica nucleotide sequence GAAGGTGGAATCGATCGGTTTAATAAGGAAGAGCAGAAGTCGCTGAGAAAATATGAGAACTATATTGACCTTGAGACGGCAAACTATACTGACGCAAGGAATGTTGGTGCAGAGTGGCTCTGCAAGCAGACAATAGACAAGCTACAATTAGAGGGTTTTCTGCACAAAAACGGGTGGACGGAGAATGCAATACACACGGCTTTGTCAGCATTGATTGTTCGCACGGTATATGCAGTTTCTGAACGTTCATCTTATTATTATTTGCGCGATAACTCGGCTGCCGCTGAACTTTATAGTGGAGTTCCTGGCTGGACACCAGGAATCAATTCTCTGTATAAAATCACTGATAAATTATATGAACTAAAGGAACAGTTAGAGCATCATCTGTGCAGCATTACTGACGTTCTCTTTAATATAGACAACAAGTTGATGCTCTTCGACTTAACCAACTTCTATTTCGAGGGTAGCAAGCGTAATAGCGATAAAGCCAAGTTCGGTCGTTCAAAAGAAAAGCGCTCTGATTGTAAGCTACTTGTACTTGCATTATGTATCAATAAAGAAGGTTTTATACGTTATTCTTCTATCTTGGAGGGTAATACAGCAGATTCCAAGTCTCTACCCAATATGATTGATACGCTGGCAAAGAGGAATCCATCAAGAACAAAGGATACGCTTGTTGTCATGGATGCAGGTGTTGCCACGGAAGAGAACTTGGAGCTAATAAAGAAAAAGGGTTACAATTATCTCTGCGTATCCCGTACGAAAATGAAAGACTATACGCTCAGTGATGATAACAAGAGCGTTACGGTAATGGATGCCCGTCGGCAGAAGATAACGCTGAAAGAGGTTAAGACAGAGGATGATAAGGATTATTATCTCGAAATAACATCTCCTTCGAAAGCTATGACAGAGTCGTCCATGAACAGGGTTTGGAGAGAGCGTTTTGAGATGGAACTGCAGAGGATAAACGAAGGAATCTCCAAGAAAGGTGGAACAAAGACCTATGAAAAGGTTGTTGAACGTACAGGACGTGCCATACAGAAGTACCCTTCTATAGCGAAGTTCTACCAGATAAGCTACATAAAAAACGAGAAGAAACCCAAGGAGATGCTGCGTGTAGACTGGGAGATAAAAGACCTCTCGGCAATGGAATCTGGTCACGGAGTCTA carries:
- a CDS encoding IS1634 family transposase gives rise to the protein MHANVQTRFNPATGDMAPYYRIKESYRDVQGHVHSLILLNIGFEPSLTAVQVRKIAYALTERFKNRSTPSLFKKHLDGLTPIEQAKADEWWIRMEKEGGIDRFNKEEQKSLRKYENYIDLETANYTDARNVGAEWLCKQTIDKLQLEGFLHKNGWTENAIHTALSALIVRTVYAVSERSSYYYLRDNSAAAELYSGVPGWTPGINSLYKITDKLYELKEQLEHHLCSITDVLFNIDNKLMLFDLTNFYFEGSKRNSDKAKFGRSKEKRSDCKLLVLALCINKEGFIRYSSILEGNTADSKSLPNMIDTLAKRNPSRTKDTLVVMDAGVATEENLELIKKKGYNYLCVSRTKMKDYTLSDDNKSVTVMDARRQKITLKEVKTEDDKDYYLEITSPSKAMTESSMNRVWRERFEMELQRINEGISKKGGTKTYEKVVERTGRAIQKYPSIAKFYQISYIKNEKKPKEMLRVDWEIKDLSAMESGHGVYFLRSNVRTLSERVTWEYYNLIREIECTNRQLKNDLNLRPIYHQKDERSDAHLFFGLLAYWVVNTIRCQLKREGESCYWTEIVRRMSTQKLVTTKGKNPLGENIEMRQCSSPSKQAKQIYDKLNLKHSPFKKNKICRTQSP